The proteins below come from a single Chroococcidiopsis sp. SAG 2025 genomic window:
- a CDS encoding DUF433 domain-containing protein, with amino-acid sequence MQLEDYFNFLAPNDIRLAGSRIGIETILYEYIYRARTPEEIAQTYPSITLEQVYATILYYLHNKETISKYIADWLEYCLKSEREQDENPPAFVVRLRKLKAERGAATQVLNEH; translated from the coding sequence ATGCAACTAGAAGATTACTTCAACTTTCTCGCACCCAATGACATTCGGTTGGCTGGCTCCCGTATCGGGATTGAAACCATTCTATATGAGTACATTTATCGCGCTCGGACTCCAGAAGAAATCGCCCAAACTTACCCTTCCATTACATTAGAACAAGTCTACGCCACAATTCTCTATTACCTGCATAACAAAGAAACTATTAGTAAGTACATTGCTGATTGGTTAGAGTATTGCCTGAAATCAGAGCGAGAGCAGGATGAAAATCCGCCTGCCTTTGTAGTCAGACTTCGCAAGTTGAAAGCAGAGCGAGGAGCAGCCACACAGGTTTTAAATGAGCATTAA
- a CDS encoding DUF5615 family PIN-like protein: MSINYLLDENLPPLYKVQLLRRQSDLIVWMIGEPGVPPTGTLDPEILLWCEINNFILVTNNRSSMPVHLAEHLAQGHQIPGIFVLRPRAEIGQVLDDLILIALAGNENEYQDRIVHIPLS; this comes from the coding sequence ATGAGCATTAATTATTTACTGGATGAAAACTTACCTCCCCTGTATAAAGTGCAGCTTCTCCGTCGCCAAAGCGATCTAATCGTTTGGATGATTGGAGAGCCTGGAGTTCCCCCTACAGGCACATTAGATCCAGAAATTCTGTTGTGGTGTGAGATCAACAACTTTATTTTGGTCACAAATAACCGCAGTTCCATGCCCGTACATTTGGCAGAGCATCTAGCCCAAGGACACCAGATCCCAGGAATTTTCGTCCTGCGTCCCAGAGCAGAAATCGGGCAAGTCCTTGATGACTTAATTCTAATTGCTTTGGCAGGAAATGAAAATGAATATCAAGACCGAATTGTTCATATCCCTCTGAGTTAA